A stretch of the Leguminivora glycinivorella isolate SPB_JAAS2020 chromosome 2, LegGlyc_1.1, whole genome shotgun sequence genome encodes the following:
- the LOC125242220 gene encoding lysozyme-like isoform X2: MQIKHICVLFVVFSVCIVCKCKLFTRCKLAAELMKQKRIEKTFLGNWVCLIEKVSNRDTRAFVVTPSGKKYYGLYQIPSRWCRSGKKGGECNIACESLLDDDISDDTACAVDIFHKEGFKYWNQWTVRCKNDDTITKEIYKCPDLNSPRSSPERELYADRLRKRRRLVRSKAQYIRQVYGVHA, translated from the exons ATGCAAATAAAACACATTTGTGTGCTGTTTGTTGTGTTCAGTGTGTGTATTGTGTGTAAGTGCAAACTGTTCACACGATGCAAGTTGGCAGCTGAGCTGATGAAGCAGAAAAGGATTGAAAAAACTTTTCTTGGAAATT GGGTGTGCCTAATTGAGAAAGTGAGCAACAGGGACACACGAGCCTTCGTCGTCACGCCCAGCGGGAAGAAATATTATGGACTTTATCAG ATCCCCAGCCGCTGGTGCCGATCGGGCAAGAAAGGAGGCGAGTGTAACATCGCATGCGAGT CCCTACTGGACGATGACATTTCGGACGACACGGCGTGCGCCGTCGACATCTTCCACAAAGAAGGCTTCAAGTACTGGAACCAATGGACCGTGCGGTGCAAGAACGATGACACTATCACAAAGGAGATATACAA atgtCCAGACTTGAACTCACCGCGATCGAGTCCCGAGCGAGAACTATACGCAGACAGGCTCAGGAAAAGGAGGCGGCTAGTTAGAAGCAAGGCACAATACATCAGACAAGTCTATGGAGTACATGCTTGA
- the LOC125242220 gene encoding lysozyme-like isoform X1: MRISLVLPICLIVLFCGSARAKRFDTRCKLVRELGRVGIPNDHLLGQWVCLIEKVSNRDTRAFVVTPSGKKYYGLYQIPSRWCRSGKKGGECNIACESLLDDDISDDTACAVDIFHKEGFKYWNQWTVRCKNDDTITKEIYKCPDLNSPRSSPERELYADRLRKRRRLVRSKAQYIRQVYGVHA, encoded by the exons ATGAGGATATCACTCGTATTACCTATATGTTTAATAGTGTTGTTTTGTGGCAGTGCGCGGGCAAAAAGGTTTGATACGAGATGCAAACTTGTCCGTGAGTTGGGCAGAGTGGGAATCCCGAACGATCATTTGCTTGGACAAT GGGTGTGCCTAATTGAGAAAGTGAGCAACAGGGACACACGAGCCTTCGTCGTCACGCCCAGCGGGAAGAAATATTATGGACTTTATCAG ATCCCCAGCCGCTGGTGCCGATCGGGCAAGAAAGGAGGCGAGTGTAACATCGCATGCGAGT CCCTACTGGACGATGACATTTCGGACGACACGGCGTGCGCCGTCGACATCTTCCACAAAGAAGGCTTCAAGTACTGGAACCAATGGACCGTGCGGTGCAAGAACGATGACACTATCACAAAGGAGATATACAA atgtCCAGACTTGAACTCACCGCGATCGAGTCCCGAGCGAGAACTATACGCAGACAGGCTCAGGAAAAGGAGGCGGCTAGTTAGAAGCAAGGCACAATACATCAGACAAGTCTATGGAGTACATGCTTGA